A genomic stretch from Caldalkalibacillus salinus includes:
- the fosB gene encoding metallothiol transferase FosB: MVKGLNHICISVSDLDSSIQFYTDVFEAEILVKGRSLAYFDLAGMWLALNEEKDIPREEIRSSYTHLAFSVDETDFDKLLHKLHKLEVEVLEGRERDERDKRSIYFLDPDGHRFEFHTGTLSDRLDYYRATKPHITFFKEA, translated from the coding sequence TTGGTCAAAGGGTTGAATCATATTTGTATATCTGTATCGGATTTAGATAGTTCCATTCAATTTTATACTGATGTATTTGAAGCTGAAATATTGGTAAAAGGGAGGTCTCTTGCTTATTTTGACCTCGCTGGGATGTGGCTGGCGCTTAACGAAGAAAAAGATATACCACGAGAAGAAATACGGTCTTCGTATACGCATTTAGCGTTTAGTGTCGACGAAACAGATTTTGACAAGTTACTGCATAAACTACACAAGCTGGAAGTCGAAGTATTAGAAGGAAGAGAAAGGGATGAGCGAGACAAACGATCCATCTACTTTTTGGACCCTGATGGTCACCGATTTGAGTTTCACACTGGTACATTAAGTGATCGTTTGGATTATTATAGGGCAACAAAACCTCATATCACGTTTTTTAAAGAGGCATAA
- a CDS encoding replication initiation and membrane attachment family protein: MALVWNEIRPMDGFRMILSDALSPLHYRTLTHLYQPIMGANSYALYLTMAHEAEGERLFSFERNHQWLMNMMGLALDQIYQARLRLEALGLIKTYRVKKDDEFSLFEYHLIQPLSPQAFFSDDILSICLYNKVGANRYKDIRARYSSYYPPPSQDIQLQNKELTKEFHEVFSSISPSELVVNKGSEIQQVLQEWEQTYPVPEPDHETAQLAFEKVDIDLDQLRAYMMKGIVFEQVVNEDTLPIIKKLTYFYQLDEWSLSRIIQDALSVDEALDMNQFRQKAKEWYRLQEGGKPPKVIHQIQPQHKKKIHKEMNMSDEQKHLHRLENMSPLQLLKAYQGGGKVADADVKLVEELLVDYQLLPGVVNVLIEYIYLTNDFKLPKNLVTKVAAHWKRAKVEDIVQAQELAKKEHQQYKEWKNQQSGHKTKGNGSKGYSNAMYPKQVKKDTLPSWITQQENAHTPDGNEQQIESDSERTGASEASMSDEHKRKRMEQLLKALGEWEEEGKGER, from the coding sequence ATGGCCCTCGTCTGGAATGAGATCCGACCCATGGACGGATTTCGAATGATATTAAGTGATGCTTTATCACCGTTGCACTATCGTACTCTGACACACTTATATCAACCTATTATGGGTGCTAATTCCTATGCGTTGTACCTTACGATGGCTCACGAAGCCGAAGGGGAACGCTTATTTTCTTTTGAGCGAAATCATCAATGGCTAATGAATATGATGGGTTTAGCCCTCGATCAGATTTATCAGGCACGACTGCGCTTAGAAGCCTTAGGGTTGATTAAGACGTATCGAGTGAAAAAGGATGATGAGTTTAGTTTGTTTGAGTATCATTTGATACAGCCGCTTTCACCTCAAGCGTTCTTTAGTGATGATATATTAAGTATTTGTTTATATAATAAGGTTGGGGCTAACAGATATAAAGATATCCGTGCACGGTATTCTTCATATTACCCACCCCCTTCTCAAGATATACAACTTCAGAATAAAGAGCTAACCAAAGAATTTCATGAAGTGTTCTCATCTATTTCTCCATCTGAACTTGTCGTGAATAAGGGGAGCGAGATACAGCAGGTATTACAGGAATGGGAGCAAACTTACCCCGTCCCTGAGCCCGATCATGAAACGGCCCAGCTGGCTTTTGAGAAAGTGGATATAGATTTAGATCAGCTACGTGCGTACATGATGAAGGGGATTGTGTTTGAACAGGTTGTTAACGAAGACACGCTACCCATCATCAAAAAACTGACTTATTTTTACCAGTTAGATGAATGGAGCCTAAGTCGTATTATTCAGGACGCTTTATCCGTTGACGAAGCACTAGACATGAATCAATTTCGTCAAAAAGCAAAAGAATGGTATCGTCTACAAGAAGGTGGTAAACCACCGAAAGTCATTCATCAAATACAGCCACAACATAAAAAAAAGATACATAAGGAAATGAACATGTCCGATGAGCAGAAACATTTGCATCGATTAGAAAACATGTCGCCTCTTCAACTACTTAAAGCATATCAGGGTGGAGGCAAGGTCGCTGATGCCGATGTGAAACTGGTTGAAGAACTCCTTGTGGATTACCAATTGTTACCGGGTGTTGTCAATGTACTAATTGAGTATATCTATCTGACCAATGATTTTAAGCTACCGAAAAATCTTGTCACAAAAGTGGCTGCACATTGGAAAAGAGCAAAAGTTGAAGATATAGTACAAGCCCAAGAGCTGGCCAAGAAAGAACACCAGCAATACAAAGAATGGAAAAATCAGCAGTCAGGCCACAAGACTAAAGGAAATGGCTCCAAAGGCTACTCAAATGCTATGTATCCCAAGCAGGTCAAAAAAGACACACTCCCATCATGGATTACCCAGCAAGAAAATGCACATACGCCGGATGGGAACGAGCAACAGATCGAGTCAGATAGTGAAAGAACAGGAGCTTCAGAAGCTTCTATGAGTGATGAGCATAAGAGAAAAAGAATGGAACAGCTCCTGAAAGCGCTAGGTGAGTGGGAGGAAGAAGGAAAGGGGGAGAGATAA
- the dnaI gene encoding primosomal protein DnaI has protein sequence MEALSKSLEQWMSNKNLHQQMNATLERYLNDPFFQQWWQQFPDWTKDDLTPFLTSIKEYVKEQQHCQGCGGLGQCQNLIRGHCAELTNYGQQIGNVYQPCHYYMKSQEENKRENLIQSHHVPKDIMEGSLRLFDHQDQGRLDAFNAVMDFCLNTKPRESAIGLYLYGPLGVGKSFLLGAACNKLAERGIASYMVYTPDFFREMKGAIAEHKVDEKLQLLKEIPVLIFDDIGAETMSAWARDEVLGSILQYRVMERLPTLYTSNYNYEQLEEHLAYSQKGGIEQLKAKRIMERIRHYTDAYFVNGVNRRSRS, from the coding sequence ATGGAAGCCCTAAGTAAATCTTTAGAACAATGGATGAGCAATAAGAATCTGCACCAACAGATGAACGCAACCCTAGAACGTTATCTCAATGATCCTTTTTTTCAACAATGGTGGCAGCAGTTCCCTGATTGGACCAAAGATGATCTCACACCATTTCTGACGTCAATAAAGGAGTATGTCAAAGAGCAACAACATTGTCAGGGATGTGGTGGTTTGGGCCAGTGCCAGAACTTGATAAGAGGCCATTGTGCTGAATTAACAAACTACGGTCAGCAAATTGGAAACGTGTATCAACCTTGTCACTATTACATGAAATCTCAAGAAGAAAACAAACGTGAGAATCTCATACAAAGTCATCATGTGCCAAAAGATATCATGGAAGGGTCCTTACGCCTGTTTGATCACCAAGACCAAGGGCGACTGGACGCTTTTAACGCTGTCATGGATTTTTGTTTAAATACAAAGCCTAGGGAAAGTGCAATAGGGTTATACCTCTATGGTCCCTTAGGTGTCGGTAAAAGTTTTCTTTTAGGGGCTGCTTGCAATAAGTTGGCTGAGCGTGGGATTGCGAGTTATATGGTATATACGCCCGATTTCTTCCGTGAGATGAAAGGGGCTATCGCTGAACACAAAGTAGATGAGAAACTACAGCTTCTAAAGGAAATACCTGTCCTGATCTTTGATGATATCGGTGCGGAAACGATGTCCGCCTGGGCTAGGGATGAAGTGCTGGGCTCTATACTACAATACCGCGTCATGGAGCGTTTGCCCACTTTATATACGTCTAACTATAACTATGAACAACTAGAAGAGCACCTTGCTTATTCTCAAAAGGGCGGGATTGAGCAGCTAAAAGCTAAACGAATCATGGAGCGTATACGTCACTATACGGACGCCTATTTCGTCAATGGTGTTAACCGCAGGAGTCGTTCTTAA
- a CDS encoding metallophosphoesterase — MLLTSLLTLAGVSVLSKAYWNTYRPELKHVNVPVSPSKQLSKPLNILQLTDLHVEKLCVTPEKIKDLIGSETIDMIALTGDYLDRVQSIDRFMNFLSEILDIPTRYGVYAVWGNHDWIISEHLPHLKKRMEALGVNVLENEAHTLSVDGTPVHIIGIDDHYSGHSNIRQAFAEVPEVGVRFILTHDPLIVKQLPHHFDYLICGHFHSGQIYYPLPVHSLKMGLKPLKKYLCGIQEDTKRKYYISGGLGQTGANLRLGCRPEITIHTLHPDEHTETGISKKDYIA; from the coding sequence ATGTTACTCACATCTCTCTTGACATTAGCGGGGGTTTCTGTTCTTTCAAAAGCTTACTGGAATACGTATCGTCCCGAACTTAAGCATGTTAATGTTCCTGTATCACCGTCTAAACAGCTTTCAAAGCCACTTAATATCCTTCAGTTGACCGACTTACATGTGGAAAAACTGTGCGTGACACCGGAGAAAATTAAAGATTTAATAGGATCTGAGACAATTGATATGATTGCCTTAACAGGTGATTATCTTGATCGCGTCCAGAGTATAGATCGTTTCATGAACTTTTTGAGTGAGATTTTGGACATTCCTACTCGATACGGTGTTTATGCAGTGTGGGGAAATCATGACTGGATCATATCAGAACACTTACCTCACTTAAAGAAGAGAATGGAAGCGTTAGGGGTTAACGTTTTGGAAAATGAGGCGCATACACTTTCTGTTGACGGTACGCCTGTACACATCATCGGTATAGACGATCACTATTCAGGTCATTCTAATATTAGACAAGCTTTCGCTGAAGTTCCGGAAGTCGGCGTGCGGTTTATTCTAACACATGATCCATTGATCGTGAAACAATTACCCCATCACTTTGATTATCTTATTTGTGGGCATTTCCACTCGGGACAGATCTACTACCCCCTACCCGTTCATTCACTAAAAATGGGACTAAAACCCTTAAAGAAATACTTGTGTGGCATTCAAGAAGATACTAAGCGCAAGTACTATATAAGTGGAGGACTTGGACAAACGGGTGCTAATCTACGATTAGGCTGTCGCCCTGAGATTACTATTCATACCTTACACCCGGATGAGCATACAGAAACAGGCATCTCGAAAAAAGATTATATTGCTTAA
- a CDS encoding Na/Pi cotransporter family protein — protein MGWTEWQDIIFKFIGGLGIFLFGIKYMSDGLQKTAGDKMRSLLETYTSNPVMGVIVGIVVTILLQTSTGTTVMAIGLVNAGLMTLRQAIGVIMGANIGTTMTAFIIGIKIEEYALPIIAVGAFLIFFVKKKMYQYYGQVIFGFGMLFLGLSSMGGGLKPLRGLPIFEEFIVDLSHSPLLGVLVGTVFTVIVQSSSATIGILQTLADEGMIELVPALPVLFGDNIGTTITAVIAAIGATVAAKRAAAVHVIFNIIGTTIFIIILPLVANLVAFLGDITDANIRMQIAYAHGIFNVSNTLIQLPFVALLAVLVTRMIPGEMKELEFGAKYLDDRLLPNPSVALGQAHHEIIRMGEHAKESLNDAVNYFFTRQEKFGNIALRKEELINDLDDKITSYLSTLQQSALNEQESGKASILAQTVNDIERIGDHAENLVELAEYTITHKVEFSDEALADLKKMINLTDKTIGQAIQALNDEDKSLAEKVLENENEIDRMERNFRKSHITRLNNNLCTGNAGAVFLDYLSNLERMGDHSKNIAQYVIHGE, from the coding sequence ATGGGCTGGACTGAATGGCAGGACATCATCTTTAAATTTATAGGAGGATTAGGGATCTTCCTATTTGGTATTAAGTATATGTCCGACGGTTTACAAAAGACAGCAGGAGATAAAATGCGCAGTCTTCTTGAGACATATACCTCTAACCCAGTAATGGGCGTTATTGTCGGTATTGTAGTCACGATACTCTTACAAACTTCAACAGGGACAACCGTTATGGCGATCGGGTTAGTTAACGCCGGGTTAATGACGCTTAGACAGGCTATTGGGGTTATCATGGGGGCTAACATAGGAACAACCATGACCGCTTTTATAATCGGGATTAAGATTGAAGAGTACGCCCTGCCGATCATCGCCGTCGGCGCATTCCTCATTTTCTTTGTGAAAAAGAAAATGTATCAATATTATGGACAAGTTATTTTTGGATTCGGGATGCTCTTTCTAGGTTTAAGTTCAATGGGTGGCGGTTTGAAGCCCTTACGGGGCCTCCCCATATTTGAAGAGTTTATCGTTGACCTTTCTCACAGTCCACTATTAGGCGTCCTTGTCGGTACTGTGTTTACTGTGATCGTACAAAGCTCGAGTGCGACTATCGGGATCCTTCAAACACTGGCCGATGAGGGTATGATTGAACTCGTTCCTGCACTACCCGTCCTGTTTGGTGACAATATTGGGACAACCATTACTGCAGTTATAGCTGCCATCGGGGCAACTGTCGCAGCCAAACGTGCAGCTGCAGTTCACGTGATATTTAATATTATCGGGACGACTATATTCATCATTATTCTGCCTTTAGTAGCGAACTTAGTGGCTTTCTTGGGTGACATCACAGACGCCAATATTCGTATGCAGATCGCTTATGCACATGGTATCTTCAACGTGTCCAATACCCTTATTCAACTGCCTTTTGTGGCGTTATTAGCCGTACTCGTGACACGCATGATTCCAGGAGAAATGAAGGAATTAGAATTTGGAGCTAAATACTTAGATGATCGTTTGTTACCAAATCCATCTGTGGCGTTAGGTCAAGCCCATCATGAGATTATTCGTATGGGTGAACATGCCAAAGAATCGCTGAACGATGCGGTTAATTATTTCTTTACACGCCAAGAGAAATTTGGCAATATCGCCCTTCGAAAAGAAGAGTTGATTAACGATCTGGATGACAAAATTACATCTTATCTCTCCACGTTGCAACAAAGTGCTTTAAACGAACAAGAATCTGGTAAGGCCTCTATCTTGGCTCAGACTGTGAACGATATCGAACGGATTGGAGATCATGCCGAAAACCTTGTGGAGCTCGCAGAATACACGATAACGCATAAAGTTGAGTTCTCCGACGAAGCACTTGCAGATCTGAAGAAGATGATTAACCTCACTGATAAGACGATTGGGCAAGCGATACAAGCACTCAACGACGAGGATAAAAGCCTTGCAGAGAAAGTCCTTGAAAATGAAAATGAGATCGACCGTATGGAGCGCAATTTCCGCAAGAGCCATATCACACGTTTAAATAATAATTTATGCACAGGTAATGCGGGTGCTGTTTTCCTTGATTACCTCAGTAATCTGGAAAGAATGGGAGATCATTCAAAGAACATCGCACAATACGTCATTCATGGCGAATAA
- a CDS encoding glyceraldehyde-3-phosphate dehydrogenase — protein sequence MKTKIGINGFGRIGRMVFRKAVLDDAIDIMAINASYPAETLAHLIKYDSVQGFFDIDIKTEEDALIINGKRIKLLSSRDPLTLGWGELGVDVVVEATGKFKDYDGAKKHLSSGAKKVIITAPGKGEDATIVMGVNENTYRPDQHHIISNASCTTNCLAPVAKVLDHHFGIVQGMMTTVHAYTNDQKNLDNPHKDLRRARACAQSIIPTSTGAAKAVGKVLPRLDGKLNGMALRVPTPNVSIIDLVVDVEKNVTVETVNRVLELESQGTLQGILQYIEDPLVSVDFVGNEHSSIIDGASTMVLGSRQIKVLAWYDNEWGYSCRVVDLVKYVGDALSRSLSYQTQVTV from the coding sequence ATGAAAACCAAGATTGGAATTAATGGGTTTGGTCGTATTGGTCGTATGGTGTTTAGAAAAGCCGTGCTAGACGATGCTATTGACATAATGGCCATCAATGCCAGTTACCCGGCAGAAACGTTAGCTCACTTGATTAAGTATGATAGTGTGCAAGGCTTTTTTGACATAGATATTAAAACGGAGGAAGACGCGCTTATCATTAACGGCAAACGAATAAAGCTTCTTTCCAGCAGAGACCCACTTACCTTAGGATGGGGAGAATTAGGCGTAGACGTTGTGGTTGAAGCGACCGGCAAATTCAAGGATTACGATGGTGCTAAGAAACACCTTAGTAGCGGAGCGAAAAAAGTGATTATTACGGCCCCTGGTAAAGGTGAAGACGCTACGATTGTCATGGGCGTCAATGAAAACACATATCGCCCTGATCAACATCATATTATTTCGAATGCATCATGTACGACGAACTGTTTAGCCCCCGTTGCTAAGGTTTTGGATCATCATTTTGGTATTGTGCAAGGTATGATGACAACGGTTCATGCATACACCAATGACCAGAAGAATCTAGATAATCCTCATAAAGATCTCAGAAGGGCCAGAGCGTGTGCACAATCAATTATTCCAACTTCGACCGGAGCGGCTAAAGCTGTAGGAAAAGTGTTACCTCGTTTAGACGGGAAGCTCAATGGTATGGCTCTGAGAGTTCCCACGCCAAACGTCTCCATTATTGACCTTGTCGTCGATGTTGAAAAGAACGTAACCGTTGAGACTGTTAACCGTGTGTTAGAATTGGAAAGCCAAGGTACACTCCAGGGTATCCTCCAATATATTGAAGACCCACTCGTATCCGTCGACTTTGTAGGGAATGAACATTCATCAATTATTGACGGGGCGAGCACTATGGTACTAGGAAGTCGACAAATAAAAGTCCTAGCTTGGTATGATAACGAATGGGGCTACTCCTGTCGTGTCGTTGACCTTGTAAAATATGTAGGGGACGCTCTTAGCCGTTCACTGTCTTACCAAACCCAAGTAACCGTATAG
- the nrdR gene encoding transcriptional regulator NrdR produces MRCPYCGHLGTRVLDSRPSNENRSIRRRRECEECNQRFTTFEMVEEPPLMVIKKDGMREEFSREKILRGLIRACEKRPVPLEKLENIVHNIENELRSVGHQEVPSQEVGEKVMDELYKVDEIAYVRFASVYRQFKDISVFINELTDLLKRS; encoded by the coding sequence ATGCGTTGTCCTTATTGTGGACATCTTGGCACGAGAGTATTAGACTCTCGACCATCAAATGAAAATAGATCGATACGTCGCCGTCGCGAATGTGAAGAATGTAACCAGAGATTCACGACGTTTGAGATGGTAGAAGAACCGCCACTAATGGTGATTAAGAAAGATGGCATGAGAGAAGAATTCAGTCGTGAGAAAATCTTACGTGGTCTCATCAGAGCGTGCGAGAAGAGACCTGTTCCATTAGAAAAACTGGAAAATATTGTTCACAATATAGAAAACGAGCTAAGAAGTGTGGGACATCAAGAAGTCCCAAGTCAAGAGGTAGGCGAAAAAGTCATGGACGAGCTATACAAAGTAGACGAAATAGCCTATGTGCGATTCGCCTCTGTATACCGTCAATTTAAAGATATCTCGGTTTTTATAAATGAGTTGACAGACCTCCTGAAGCGCTCTTAA
- a CDS encoding cytosolic protein → MGIKDFFSNRAETQEIHRDERLQTRYYKANLKKSLDAVDDLLKADARINVLSYSEDHGEITAEFLKPKKAFIVVSCITVFPFRTAVDFTVTTKTTFLPFDAGFSKREVIHFYEKLDQRLTFAGTGLSEKK, encoded by the coding sequence ATGGGGATAAAAGATTTTTTCTCAAACAGAGCGGAGACCCAGGAAATACATCGAGATGAACGGTTACAAACAAGGTACTATAAAGCGAACCTCAAAAAATCGTTGGACGCTGTTGACGATTTATTGAAAGCGGATGCACGTATTAACGTCCTATCCTACTCAGAGGATCATGGCGAAATCACCGCAGAGTTTTTAAAACCTAAAAAAGCATTTATAGTTGTGAGTTGCATTACAGTCTTTCCTTTTAGAACGGCTGTTGATTTTACAGTCACGACTAAAACGACCTTCTTACCTTTCGACGCTGGTTTTAGTAAACGAGAAGTCATCCATTTTTATGAAAAATTGGATCAAAGATTGACGTTTGCTGGTACGGGTCTGTCGGAGAAAAAATAA